Proteins co-encoded in one Archangium lipolyticum genomic window:
- a CDS encoding GTP pyrophosphokinase, with product MPTLEDAIALAVEAHRGQRDKAGQTYILHPLRVMLRLDGELERMVAVLHDVVEDSPYTLERLRGLGYPEEVLGALEHLTKREGETYESFIERVRPHALARRVKLADLEDNMDVRRLPAVTAKDAERLARYRAAWARLKEA from the coding sequence GTGCCCACCCTCGAAGACGCGATCGCCCTGGCCGTGGAGGCCCACCGGGGCCAGCGGGACAAGGCCGGACAGACGTACATCCTCCACCCCCTGCGGGTGATGCTGCGCCTGGATGGGGAGCTGGAGCGGATGGTGGCCGTCCTGCACGACGTGGTGGAGGACTCGCCCTACACACTGGAGCGGCTGCGCGGGCTCGGCTACCCGGAGGAGGTGCTGGGCGCGCTGGAACACCTGACGAAGCGAGAGGGCGAGACGTACGAGTCCTTCATCGAACGCGTCCGCCCCCACGCGCTCGCGCGCCGGGTGAAGCTGGCGGACCTGGAGGACAACATGGACGTGCGCCGGCTGCCGGCCGTCACCGCGAAGGACGCCGAGCGGCTGGCCCGCTACCGGGCGGCGTGGGCCCGGCTGAAGGAGGCGTGA
- a CDS encoding DUF2378 family protein, with protein sequence MSTESAPSSDRTYDAEQDLQHRLSLATPEHTTRGFLFTSTLRVVRDLGESEAVVRRCMAASGEKSFAEFFNYPTRSLLLLLAAAAQALSGRFGGFGEALRQIGFKAGESYMETPVGRTAMQQAGGPPQQIMGTLQTLYWVLTSYGKPEVTWTGPKSGVLAIQRTLMPLAYHEGAAVSMATKLGMRGVKVRARKTGELSIELEFCW encoded by the coding sequence ATGAGTACCGAGTCGGCACCAAGCAGTGATCGCACCTACGATGCGGAGCAGGATCTGCAGCACCGGTTGAGCCTGGCGACCCCGGAGCACACCACGCGCGGCTTCCTGTTCACCTCCACGTTGAGGGTGGTGCGCGACCTCGGCGAGAGCGAGGCCGTGGTGCGGCGTTGCATGGCCGCGAGCGGGGAGAAGTCCTTCGCGGAGTTCTTCAACTACCCCACGCGCTCCCTGCTGTTGTTGCTCGCCGCCGCGGCCCAGGCGCTGAGCGGCAGGTTCGGCGGCTTCGGCGAGGCCCTGCGGCAGATCGGCTTCAAGGCCGGGGAGAGCTACATGGAGACCCCGGTCGGGCGGACGGCGATGCAGCAGGCCGGAGGGCCTCCCCAGCAGATCATGGGCACCCTGCAGACGCTCTACTGGGTGTTGACGAGCTACGGAAAGCCCGAGGTGACCTGGACCGGGCCCAAGAGTGGCGTCCTCGCCATCCAGCGCACCCTCATGCCGCTCGCCTACCACGAGGGTGCGGCGGTCTCGATGGCGACGAAGCTGGGCATGCGGGGCGTGAAGGTGCGCGCGCGCAAGACGGGCGAGCTCAGCATCGAGCTGGAGTTCTGCTGGTGA
- a CDS encoding peptide chain release factor family protein, translating to MNVDPSRRQAALEALALDDEALLKACEVEYFIASGPGGQHRNTTASGVRLTHPPTGLSVTGTERRSQVQNKGAALERLREGLQALTYVPKKRHKTKPTKGSQRRRLETKKREGEKKAQRSKKGLW from the coding sequence ATGAATGTCGATCCTTCCCGCCGCCAGGCCGCTCTGGAGGCCCTCGCCCTGGACGATGAAGCCCTGCTCAAGGCCTGCGAGGTCGAGTACTTCATCGCCTCCGGCCCGGGCGGCCAGCACCGCAACACCACCGCCAGTGGGGTACGTCTGACCCATCCCCCCACCGGCCTGTCCGTCACGGGCACCGAGCGCCGCAGCCAGGTGCAGAACAAGGGCGCCGCCCTCGAGCGCCTGCGCGAGGGACTCCAGGCGCTCACCTACGTGCCCAAGAAGCGCCACAAGACGAAGCCCACCAAGGGCTCGCAGCGGCGCCGTCTGGAGACCAAGAAGCGGGAAGGCGAGAAGAAGGCCCAGCGCAGCAAGAAGGGCCTCTGGTGA